Proteins from one uncultured Cohaesibacter sp. genomic window:
- the glgC gene encoding glucose-1-phosphate adenylyltransferase yields the protein MKLDRETSKLANQSMAFILAGGKGSRLQELTEKRSKPAMYFGGKSRIIDFALSNAVNSGIRRIGIATQYKAHSLIRHLQRGWSFLREERNEFLDILPASQRMNDEAWYQGTSDAIYQNIDILESYGPKYIVILAGDHIYKQDYALMVRQHVETGADVTVGSIEVPLEEAKAFGVMKVDKDDRILDFIEKPENPPAMPNDPERALASMGIYVFEAKFLYDILREEACNPDTHHDFGKDIIPKLVKGGKAIAHPFSRSCIRSGLETKPYWRDVGTIDAFWEANIDLTDFIPELDIYDNDWPIWTHQELTPPAKFIHDEEGRRGQAVSSMVSGGCIISGSSLNRCLLFTGVKAHSFSKMSGVVALPYAEINRKAQLKDVVVDRDVKIPAGLVVGEDPELDAKRFRRTEKGICLITQSMIDRLDL from the coding sequence ATGAAACTCGATCGTGAAACATCGAAACTTGCCAATCAATCGATGGCATTCATTCTCGCTGGCGGCAAGGGCAGCCGCTTGCAGGAACTCACCGAAAAGCGCTCAAAACCGGCCATGTATTTTGGCGGGAAAAGTCGCATCATCGATTTTGCTCTCTCCAATGCCGTGAATTCAGGCATTCGCCGTATCGGTATCGCAACCCAGTATAAGGCGCATAGCCTGATCCGCCATCTGCAACGAGGTTGGAGCTTCCTGCGGGAGGAGCGAAACGAGTTTCTAGATATTCTGCCCGCATCCCAGCGCATGAATGACGAGGCCTGGTATCAGGGCACATCAGATGCGATTTACCAGAATATCGACATTCTGGAGAGCTATGGTCCCAAATATATCGTCATCCTCGCCGGCGATCACATCTACAAGCAGGACTATGCCTTGATGGTTCGGCAGCATGTAGAAACGGGTGCGGATGTGACGGTCGGCTCCATTGAAGTGCCGCTAGAAGAAGCCAAGGCATTTGGTGTGATGAAAGTCGATAAGGATGATCGTATTCTCGACTTCATCGAAAAGCCTGAAAATCCACCAGCAATGCCAAATGATCCGGAACGCGCACTGGCATCCATGGGCATTTATGTGTTCGAAGCGAAGTTCCTCTACGACATTCTGCGCGAGGAAGCCTGTAATCCCGATACCCACCATGATTTTGGCAAGGATATCATTCCCAAGTTAGTCAAGGGCGGCAAGGCTATTGCTCACCCGTTCAGCCGGTCTTGCATACGTTCCGGCCTGGAAACAAAGCCATATTGGCGCGACGTTGGAACCATCGACGCTTTCTGGGAAGCCAATATCGACCTGACGGACTTTATTCCGGAGTTGGATATCTACGACAATGATTGGCCGATCTGGACGCATCAGGAACTGACACCACCTGCCAAATTCATTCATGACGAAGAGGGCCGTCGTGGTCAGGCTGTTTCTTCAATGGTATCTGGCGGTTGCATCATTTCAGGTTCATCCCTTAATCGTTGTCTGCTCTTTACCGGCGTAAAGGCACACTCTTTCTCTAAGATGAGTGGTGTCGTGGCGTTGCCATATGCCGAAATCAACCGTAAGGCCCAGCTCAAGGATGTCGTAGTCGATCGCGACGTTAAAATTCCGGCTGGCCTCGTTGTCGGTGAAGATCCGGAACTGGATGCCAAACGGTTCCGCAGAACCGAAAAGGGCATTTGCCTGATCACCCAGTCCATGATTGACAGATTGGACCTATAG
- the glgA gene encoding glycogen synthase GlgA — MNILFVASECSPFVKTGGLADVIGSVPKALEQLDHTIKILLPAYPDVSGWAQHGDVLLELEDLFGGPARVISVRAKGLNLLMLEAPHLYDRKGTIYLDEEGFDWEDNPIRFGALSLIGAKIGLDGIGGWKPDVVHAHDWQAGLVPVYMKQSGREAPPTVMTIHNIAFQGLFDGSVVQTLGLSGDMYNPDGFEYWGHAGFLKGGLAFADKITTVSPTYAHELLTPEFGMGLEGLLKSRKSDLVGILNGIDLGVWDPQEDPSLTKTYSAKSLKRKAANREWLEEQYGLSGNPDAPLFGIVSRLTTQKGVDLLMEVIPTIIERGARLLVLGTGEKRLEEACLNAAQNAPENIAVKIGYSEDLAHKIQGGADAILVPSRFEPCGLTQLYALRYGTIPVVAHTGGLADTVIDANAAALATKCATGIQFAPTTVEALELAIHRTCDLFAETKKWKAMMRRAMSQEVGWNQSAELYADLYKSLI; from the coding sequence ATGAACATTTTATTTGTTGCTTCCGAATGCTCACCATTCGTGAAAACCGGCGGTCTGGCCGATGTAATCGGCTCAGTGCCAAAGGCTCTCGAACAACTTGATCACACGATCAAAATTCTTTTGCCTGCCTATCCGGATGTGAGTGGTTGGGCTCAACATGGTGATGTTCTGCTTGAATTGGAAGATCTGTTTGGTGGCCCTGCACGTGTCATATCCGTGCGGGCCAAAGGACTCAATCTTCTGATGTTGGAAGCACCCCATCTATATGACAGGAAGGGGACCATCTATCTCGATGAAGAGGGCTTCGACTGGGAAGACAATCCCATTCGCTTTGGTGCTCTGTCATTGATTGGTGCCAAAATCGGTTTGGATGGCATCGGCGGCTGGAAGCCGGATGTCGTCCATGCTCATGATTGGCAAGCGGGCCTTGTTCCGGTCTATATGAAGCAATCCGGCCGCGAAGCGCCGCCAACAGTCATGACAATCCATAACATCGCGTTTCAGGGGCTGTTCGACGGCAGTGTCGTGCAAACTCTGGGGCTATCGGGCGATATGTACAACCCCGATGGTTTTGAATATTGGGGGCATGCCGGTTTCCTTAAAGGTGGATTGGCCTTCGCGGACAAAATCACTACAGTAAGCCCCACTTATGCCCATGAATTGCTGACGCCAGAATTTGGCATGGGGCTGGAAGGCCTTCTTAAAAGCCGTAAGAGTGACCTTGTTGGCATCTTGAACGGTATTGATCTAGGTGTATGGGATCCGCAGGAAGACCCTAGCCTGACAAAGACCTATAGTGCCAAAAGCCTCAAGCGCAAAGCGGCCAATCGGGAATGGCTTGAAGAGCAATATGGTTTATCGGGCAATCCTGATGCGCCTTTGTTCGGGATCGTCTCTCGCTTGACAACACAGAAGGGTGTCGATCTGCTCATGGAGGTCATCCCGACCATCATCGAGCGCGGGGCGCGGCTTCTCGTGCTCGGCACAGGCGAGAAAAGGCTCGAAGAAGCGTGTCTCAACGCAGCCCAGAATGCGCCGGAAAATATCGCGGTCAAAATCGGCTACAGTGAAGATTTGGCTCACAAGATTCAGGGTGGCGCAGATGCTATCCTCGTGCCCTCACGCTTTGAGCCCTGCGGTTTGACCCAGCTTTATGCACTGCGCTATGGCACAATTCCTGTTGTCGCGCACACGGGAGGCCTTGCTGATACTGTTATTGATGCCAATGCAGCAGCTCTTGCGACCAAATGCGCAACTGGCATCCAGTTTGCGCCGACCACTGTCGAAGCCCTGGAGCTTGCCATTCATCGCACATGCGATCTGTTTGCCGAAACCAAGAAATGGAAAGCAATGATGCGAAGAGCCATGTCGCAAGAGGTGGGCTGGAACCAATCCGCCGAGCTATATGCAGACCTGTACAAGTCGCTCATTTGA
- the glgX gene encoding glycogen debranching protein GlgX — MKYKISNGTPYRLGAFYDGEGTNFAVFSANASQIDLCLFSEDGTKEIDRISMPERTGPVWHGYLHGLKPGTLYGFRAHGIYAPEQGHRFNSNKLLLDPYTREIFGKWTPSATLFGYQKGASGGDLTFGAADSAACVPKSVVSDPALNDFLQTEAPVMDGRDLIYEAHAKGLTKLHPDVPENLRGTYEGLASDAMIDHLLSINVRAVELMPVHHFLDDEFLLDKNLVNYWGYNSIGFFALEPRYLGPDGIVGFRTMVQKLKAAGIQVYLDVVFNHTAEGDQNGPTICFRGLDNATYYRLIAGQPRYYVNDTGCGNTVNVSHPYVLRMVLDSLRYWVLCMGVDGFRFDLATTVAREDYGFDLYGGFLDAIRQDPILSTVRLIAEPWDIGPGGYRLGGFPPEFSEWNDSYRDTTRRYWKGDPQTTPDLASRLLGSADKFDRAGRRAWSSVNFISAHDGFTLADITRYNNRHNDANGENNMDGHGANYSDNCGVEGDTKDPVILARRKRRQRNFLATLFLSQGSPMLLAGDEIANSQKGNNNAYCQDNEIGWVDWANADNDLMEFVRYLSSFRREHKALRQDRFLHGAKRQQDDLRDVEWTDFGGFSLKWRDPSLSSFCLTLRCSAEAPSYEKDNDVVFIIFNRSNVAASVVLPSCPDGFHWVRALDTAQQTQHPSLETQQDSTEISGSSVVALILEADTANT, encoded by the coding sequence ATGAAATACAAGATATCCAATGGAACTCCATATCGACTGGGAGCCTTCTATGATGGAGAGGGCACCAATTTTGCGGTTTTCTCCGCAAATGCCAGTCAAATCGATCTCTGCCTGTTTTCTGAAGACGGGACGAAAGAGATCGACCGGATATCTATGCCTGAAAGAACAGGCCCGGTCTGGCACGGCTATCTGCACGGCTTGAAACCGGGAACCTTGTATGGTTTTCGTGCGCACGGTATTTATGCGCCAGAGCAGGGACATCGTTTCAATTCCAATAAACTGTTGCTAGACCCTTATACACGCGAAATTTTTGGCAAGTGGACTCCTTCTGCAACCTTGTTTGGATATCAAAAAGGAGCAAGCGGTGGAGACTTGACCTTTGGCGCGGCAGATAGTGCGGCTTGCGTTCCCAAGTCTGTCGTTTCGGATCCGGCGCTCAATGACTTTCTGCAAACTGAGGCGCCTGTCATGGATGGGCGCGACTTGATTTATGAGGCCCATGCCAAAGGCCTGACCAAGCTTCATCCCGATGTACCGGAAAATTTGCGTGGCACTTACGAAGGGCTCGCCAGTGACGCCATGATTGATCATCTTTTGTCGATCAATGTGCGTGCCGTTGAGCTGATGCCGGTGCATCATTTTCTTGACGACGAGTTTTTGCTCGATAAGAATTTAGTCAATTACTGGGGCTATAATTCGATCGGTTTCTTCGCCTTGGAGCCACGTTATCTGGGCCCTGATGGCATTGTCGGTTTCCGTACCATGGTGCAAAAGCTCAAGGCGGCCGGTATCCAGGTCTATCTTGACGTTGTGTTCAACCACACAGCAGAAGGCGACCAAAATGGCCCGACCATTTGCTTCCGAGGTTTGGACAATGCGACCTATTATCGCCTAATAGCTGGCCAACCACGCTATTATGTCAACGACACTGGCTGCGGCAACACTGTCAACGTTTCTCACCCATATGTTCTGCGCATGGTTCTGGATTCCTTACGCTACTGGGTGCTATGCATGGGGGTTGACGGTTTCCGTTTCGATTTGGCAACCACAGTTGCGCGGGAAGATTATGGTTTTGATCTCTATGGTGGATTCCTTGATGCCATCCGGCAGGATCCCATACTCTCCACCGTGCGCCTGATCGCCGAGCCGTGGGATATTGGCCCGGGCGGCTATCGACTTGGTGGCTTTCCACCTGAATTTTCCGAATGGAACGATAGCTACCGAGATACCACACGCCGATATTGGAAAGGCGATCCGCAAACAACGCCGGATTTGGCTTCCCGTTTGCTCGGTTCAGCCGACAAGTTTGATCGGGCAGGGCGTCGCGCCTGGTCTTCAGTCAATTTCATTTCTGCCCATGATGGTTTTACGCTTGCGGATATCACGCGCTACAACAATCGCCACAATGACGCCAATGGCGAAAACAACATGGACGGTCATGGTGCCAACTATAGCGACAATTGCGGCGTGGAAGGCGATACGAAAGATCCTGTCATTCTTGCGCGCCGCAAACGTCGTCAACGGAATTTTTTGGCTACACTGTTTCTCAGTCAGGGTAGCCCGATGCTGCTGGCTGGCGACGAGATTGCCAATAGCCAAAAGGGCAACAACAACGCCTATTGTCAGGACAACGAAATCGGCTGGGTTGATTGGGCCAATGCCGACAATGACCTGATGGAGTTCGTGCGTTACCTGAGCAGCTTCCGGCGTGAGCATAAGGCTTTGCGTCAGGACCGCTTTTTGCATGGTGCCAAGCGTCAGCAGGACGATCTACGCGACGTGGAATGGACCGACTTTGGTGGCTTTTCACTCAAGTGGCGCGACCCAAGCCTCTCAAGCTTCTGCCTGACCTTGCGTTGCTCTGCCGAAGCACCGTCATATGAAAAAGACAATGATGTTGTATTTATAATTTTCAATCGCAGCAATGTCGCTGCCAGTGTGGTTTTACCCTCCTGCCCAGATGGGTTTCACTGGGTCAGGGCCTTGGATACCGCACAACAAACCCAACACCCGAGCTTGGAAACACAGCAGGATTCCACCGAAATTTCGGGTTCCTCCGTCGTTGCCCTGATACTAGAAGCGGATACTGCAAACACATGA